The following are encoded in a window of Peromyscus eremicus chromosome 12, PerEre_H2_v1, whole genome shotgun sequence genomic DNA:
- the LOC131922239 gene encoding cell surface glycoprotein CD200 receptor 5-like, producing MDRLNTGFLLSSLCVCPVNITVSVQMGTKALLCCPAIPLTKAVLITWEIILRDQPSCRISYRVETKETSETNCTNRRITWASTPDQSPDLQISAVALDHDGHYSCEIETPSGNFQGRHNLQVLVPPVVALSPGKNRAAVCEATASKPAAQISWTPDGDCKTKNESHSNGTMTVRSTCQWDQSNVSAAFCFVSHLTGNQTLSIELNQGVTSTPLHSLLTILYVKLSLLGIILLIMGFAVFQKRNYFR from the exons ATGGACAGACTTAACACaggttttcttctctcctctttgtgtgtgtgtccagttaACATTACAGTGTCTGTGCAGATGGGTACAaaggctctgctgtgctgccctgCTATTCCACTGACAAAAGCAGTATTAATAACATGGGAAATAATCCTAAGAGACCAACCTTCCTGCAGAATATCCTACAGAGTAGAAACCAAGGAGACCAGTGAAACCAACTGTACAAACAGGAGAATCACCTGGGCTTCCACACCTGACCAGAGTCCTGATCTTCAGATCAGTGCAGTGGCCCTCGATCATGATGGGCATTATTCATGTGAGATAGAAACACCTAGTGGGAATTTCCAAGGAAGACATAACCTCCAAGTTCTAG TCCCCCCTGTAGTAGCCCTGTCTCCAGGGAAAAATAGAGCTGCAGTTTGTGAGGCAACTGCAAGCAAGCCGGCTGCTCAGATCTCCTGGACTCCAGATGGGGACTGTAAAACAAAGAATGAATCACACAGCAATGGCACCATGACTGTCAGGAGCACATGCCAGTGGGATCAGAGCAATGTGTCTGCTGCGTTCTGCTTTGTCTCCCATTTGACAGGCAACCAGACTCTGTCCATAGAACTGAATCAAG GTGTCACCAGCACGCCACTGCATTCCTTGCTGACCATTCTCTATGTGAAACTTTCCCTTTTGGGAATCATTTTGCTCATCATGGGATTTGCTGTCTTCCAGAAGAGAAATTACTTCAGGTAG